From Prosthecobacter sp., the proteins below share one genomic window:
- a CDS encoding sulfatase: protein MRLPTLLTAAAFFALSALHAAPRPNVLFMMADDLNNSLGCYGHPLVKTPNLDKLAARGVRFQNAACQFPLCGPSRNSILTGLYPNSTGILTNSQLFRQTIPNHISLPQAFRRGGYFAARIGKLYHYGVPNSIGTNGHDDPASWELELNPAGCDRLEEHPNIFSLIPGNFGGTLSWYASPRPDEQHTDGLQAKDAEWVLERCARDKDRPFFLALGFFRPHTPYVSPEKWFKGYPEAEMPVVQGVKEDQADLPTPALGSYKKEQDKLTDDLRRQAVQAYYSAISFMDAQAGKVLDALDRLGLADNTIVVFTSDHGYHLGEHGLWQKQSIFEESARVPLLIAGPGAKKGVVANTPVGLIDLYPTLAELCGVKAPENLQGQSLVPILKDPDAKGRGWVLSQVVRGGGFKRQGASAAAGDNGKRIFGYALRTDRWRYTEWDEGRAGKELYDHETDPKELTNLADKPAHADAQAKLAEQLHSAVKTTFPPSGETPKIPEGNVMYSPMLIDL from the coding sequence ATGAGACTCCCGACCCTCCTCACCGCTGCCGCCTTTTTCGCTCTTTCAGCCCTCCACGCCGCCCCGCGTCCGAACGTACTGTTCATGATGGCGGACGACCTCAACAACAGCCTCGGCTGCTACGGTCACCCGCTCGTCAAAACGCCCAATCTCGACAAGCTCGCCGCACGCGGTGTCCGCTTCCAAAACGCCGCCTGCCAGTTCCCGCTCTGCGGTCCCAGCCGGAACTCGATCCTCACCGGGCTTTACCCCAACAGCACCGGCATCCTCACCAACTCCCAACTCTTCCGCCAGACCATCCCCAACCACATCAGCCTGCCACAGGCCTTTCGTCGCGGCGGCTACTTCGCCGCCCGCATCGGCAAGCTCTACCACTACGGCGTCCCCAACTCCATCGGCACCAACGGCCACGACGACCCCGCCTCGTGGGAACTCGAACTCAACCCCGCCGGCTGCGACCGCCTCGAAGAACACCCCAACATCTTCTCCCTCATCCCCGGCAACTTCGGCGGCACCTTGAGCTGGTACGCCTCCCCACGTCCCGACGAACAACACACCGACGGTCTCCAAGCCAAGGACGCCGAGTGGGTGCTCGAACGCTGCGCCCGCGACAAAGACCGCCCCTTCTTCCTCGCCCTCGGCTTCTTCCGTCCGCACACGCCCTATGTCTCGCCGGAGAAATGGTTCAAAGGCTACCCCGAGGCCGAAATGCCCGTCGTTCAGGGAGTTAAGGAAGATCAGGCCGATCTCCCCACCCCCGCACTCGGCAGCTACAAAAAAGAGCAGGACAAACTCACCGACGATCTCCGCCGTCAGGCCGTGCAGGCCTACTACTCCGCCATCAGCTTCATGGACGCCCAGGCCGGCAAAGTCCTCGACGCCCTCGACCGCCTCGGCCTCGCCGACAACACCATCGTCGTCTTCACCAGCGACCACGGCTACCACCTCGGCGAGCACGGCCTCTGGCAAAAACAGAGCATCTTTGAAGAAAGCGCTCGCGTCCCGCTGCTCATCGCCGGTCCCGGGGCCAAAAAAGGCGTTGTGGCCAACACCCCCGTCGGCCTCATCGACCTCTACCCCACCCTCGCCGAACTCTGCGGCGTCAAAGCCCCCGAAAATCTCCAAGGTCAAAGCCTCGTCCCCATCCTCAAAGACCCCGACGCCAAAGGCCGCGGCTGGGTGCTCAGCCAGGTCGTCCGCGGCGGCGGCTTCAAACGTCAGGGTGCCAGCGCCGCCGCTGGCGACAACGGCAAACGCATCTTCGGCTATGCCCTCCGCACCGACCGCTGGCGCTACACCGAATGGGACGAAGGCCGTGCCGGCAAAGAACTCTACGACCACGAAACCGACCCCAAGGAACTCACCAATCTCGCCGACAAACCTGCGCACGCCGACGCGCAGGCCAAACTCGCCGAACAACTCCACTCCGCTGTGAAGACCACCTTCCCACCCAGCGGCGAAACACCCAAAATTCCCGAAGGCAACGTGATGTACTCGCCCATGCTCATCGATCTGTGA
- a CDS encoding sulfatase, with protein sequence MKSLLALLFALSPSLFAASPNIILINIDDLGYADISPFGGKVPTPQLDRMAKEGMKLTSHYAAPVCSPSRAAMMTGCYPKRVLPIPGVLFPAAAVGLNPSATTVAEVLKGADYATACIGKWHLGDQPEFLPTAQGFDHYFGIPYSNDMGPRSEGSKSNPDKPIPPEKEVAKKGVDPKQVGGDETGLKGASQPPLPLVDDGNVVERVKAAEHHTFTRRYTERAVKFIRENQQKPFFLYLPHNAVHFPLYPHQDYIGKSGISLQKDWVLEVDWSVGQILDTLRELKLDANTLVIFTSDNGGPLQQGADNTPFRGGKGSTLEGGMRVCTIAWWPGKVAAGSQTKATTSHMDWLPTFGTLARCKSLEELKFDGKDISPVLLGQKDATGHDVFHYYSGFNLQAVRSGPWKLHLAQNELYNLDSDIGEAKNVVADHPDIVAQLQKHAETMKADLGDKTKDAPGVRELGRVANPLPLIATDGTVRPGFNKIAKTLP encoded by the coding sequence ATGAAATCGCTCCTTGCCCTCCTCTTCGCCCTCAGCCCTTCGCTCTTCGCGGCTTCTCCGAACATCATCCTCATCAACATTGACGACCTCGGTTACGCCGACATCAGCCCCTTCGGCGGCAAAGTGCCCACGCCGCAGCTTGATCGCATGGCGAAGGAAGGCATGAAGCTCACCAGCCACTACGCCGCACCCGTGTGCTCGCCCTCGCGTGCTGCCATGATGACCGGTTGCTACCCGAAACGCGTCCTGCCGATTCCCGGCGTGCTGTTTCCGGCGGCCGCAGTCGGATTGAATCCAAGTGCCACCACCGTCGCTGAAGTGCTCAAAGGCGCGGACTACGCCACCGCCTGCATCGGCAAATGGCATCTCGGCGATCAGCCCGAGTTTCTCCCCACCGCTCAAGGTTTCGACCACTACTTCGGCATTCCCTATTCCAACGACATGGGGCCGCGCAGCGAAGGCTCGAAGAGCAATCCTGACAAACCCATCCCGCCAGAAAAGGAAGTCGCCAAAAAAGGTGTCGATCCCAAACAGGTTGGTGGCGACGAAACCGGCCTCAAAGGCGCTTCGCAGCCGCCGCTGCCGCTCGTTGATGACGGCAACGTCGTCGAGCGCGTCAAGGCCGCCGAGCACCACACCTTCACCCGCCGTTACACTGAACGCGCCGTGAAATTCATCCGCGAGAACCAGCAGAAGCCCTTCTTCCTCTACCTCCCGCACAACGCCGTCCACTTCCCGCTTTACCCGCATCAGGACTACATCGGCAAATCCGGCATCAGCCTGCAAAAAGACTGGGTGCTCGAAGTGGACTGGAGCGTGGGCCAGATTCTCGACACCTTGCGCGAGTTGAAGCTTGATGCGAACACGCTCGTCATCTTCACCAGCGACAACGGCGGCCCGCTTCAGCAAGGCGCCGACAACACTCCGTTCCGCGGCGGCAAAGGCAGCACCCTCGAAGGCGGCATGCGCGTCTGCACCATCGCCTGGTGGCCCGGTAAAGTCGCCGCCGGTTCACAAACCAAGGCCACCACCTCCCACATGGACTGGCTGCCCACCTTCGGCACTTTGGCCCGCTGCAAAAGCCTCGAAGAACTCAAGTTCGATGGCAAAGACATCTCCCCCGTTCTCCTCGGCCAAAAAGACGCCACCGGTCACGACGTCTTCCACTACTACAGCGGTTTCAATCTTCAGGCCGTTCGCAGCGGCCCGTGGAAACTCCACCTCGCTCAAAACGAGCTCTACAACCTCGACTCCGACATCGGCGAAGCCAAAAACGTCGTCGCCGATCATCCTGACATCGTCGCGCAGCTCCAAAAGCACGCCGAAACCATGAAGGCCGACCTCGGCGACAAAACCAAAGACGCTCCCGGCGTGCGCGAACTTGGTCGCGTGGCAAATCCGCTGCCTCTCATCGCCACCGATGGCACCGTGCGACCCGGCTTCAACAAGATCGCCAAAACGCTGCCTTAA